Proteins encoded within one genomic window of Episyrphus balteatus chromosome 1, idEpiBalt1.1, whole genome shotgun sequence:
- the LOC129906718 gene encoding leucine--tRNA ligase, cytoplasmic isoform X2 gives MANIERKGTFKVEYLQKIELEVQEKWEAAKIYEVDAPKEARKSLDEKFYVTFPFPYMNGRLHLGHTFSLSKAEFAIRYNRLKGKKVLWPFGFHCTGMPIKACADKLKRELQDFGYPPKFPSNEEPKPVEKVEVSAPKDKSKGKKSKAVAKTGAAKYQWQIMQSLGLQDEEIKKFADENYWLDYFPPLAVKDLQRLGIHVDWRRKFITTDANPFFDSFVRWQFNHLKNRGKILYGKRYTIFSPKDGQPCMDHDRSTGEGVGPQEYTLIKMKVLDSPEVLKSIKSPVYFVCATLRPETMYGQTNCWLHPDIKYIAFKTSRSDEVYISTRRAARNMSYQGLTPVEGKVEVLVELTGQQLLGLKLSAPLTPHKVIYTLPMLSIREDKGTGVVTSVPSDSPDDYAALVDLQKKEAFRQKYGIEDEMVLPYVPIPIIEVPSLGKLSAVHLYDTLKIQSQNDKDKLAEAKEIVYLKAFYDGVLLVGPYAGRKVQDVKKDLQKLLVDAKDAEIYYEPEKTIISRSADECVVALCNQWYLNYGEPEWQSMAFKNLKNMETFHDEARNNFEACLNWLHEYACSRTYGLGTKLPWDEQWLIESLSDSTIYMAYYTVCHLLHGGSFKGETPSPIGIKSEDMTADVWDYIFFNETPYPKTSKVKKDKLDLLRREFNYWYPLDLRVSGKDLIQNHLTFMLYNHCAIWPKDEEKWPRGVRVNGHLLLNSSKMSKSDGNFLTLYEAIEKFSADGMRLCLADAGDSVEDANFVESTADAGILRLYTFIEWVKEMLASRPMLRKGTPSTFNDKVFISEMSLKTKQTDEYYRKMLFKEALRSGFYEFQLARDKYRELCGNVGMHEDLVFEFIRRQALLMAPICPHVMEHVWTLLGNKTSILHAHWPSVGEINEIEIQCSEYLMEAAHSFRLSLKNLLQVKGKGGKEKAVDPASLKPDRGTIWVAKTYPPWQCCVLNTLKELYIIKNVLPDNKVISATLQGKEELKKFMKRVMPFAQMIREKVESGKGISAMATVLEFDECQVLMNNLEYLRNTLDLESLEVKYTDDPSAPEKTREEVRPGSPFIAFTIAPNVPVVLTNPIERSGLFTVNTVVSEGDSVKSFHEKLAKIIGLKELNALKIWRYEDPVLGPRQIPTFEDYKTGKKQLTEGVFVLDVEKKILNLKVNGKLQSIGTQFIYVVE, from the exons atg gcCAACATCGAACGTAAAGGTACCTTCAAGGTTGAATACctccaaaaaattgaattggaaGTTCAAGAAAAATGGGAAGCTGCCAAAATCTACGAAGTCGATGCTCCCAAAGAAGCGCGCAAAAGTCTAGATGAAAAGTTCTATGTTACCTTTCCATTTCCTTACATGAATGGACGTTTGCATCTTGGACATACCTTTTCTCTGTCTAAAGCTGAA TTTGCCATTCGTTATAATCGTTTAAAAGGCAAAAAGGTACTTTGGCCATTTGGATTCCATTGCACTGGAATGCCAATAAAAGCTTGTGCTGATAAACTTAAACGAGAACTACAAGACTTTGGTTATCCACCTAAATTTCCATCCAACGAGGAACCAAAACCCGTTGAAAAGGTGGAAGTATCAGCTCCCAAAGACAAGTCTAAAGGAAAAAAGAGTAAAGCTGTAGCTAAAACAGGAGCCGCCAAATATCAATGGCAAATTATGCAAAGTCTTGGTTTACAagatgaagaaataaaaaagtttgctGATGAAAATTATTGGTTAGATTATTTCCCACCTTTGGCTGTTAAAGATTTGCAAAGACTTGGTATTCAT GTTGATTGGCGTCGAAAGTTTATCACAACAGATGCTAATCCTTTCTTTGATTCATTTGTTCGTTGGCAATTTAATCATTTGAAAAATCGTGGAAAGATTTTGTATGGCAAGAGGTATACTATCTTCTCGCCTAAAGATGGACAACCTTGTATGGATCACGATCGATCAACTGGGGAAGGTGTTGGTCCTCAGGAATATACTTTGATTAAGATGAAAGTTTTGGATAGTCCTGAAGTTTTAAA ATCGATTAAATCGCCAGTATATTTCGTTTGTGCTACGCTACGCCCAGAAACAATGTATGGCCAAACCAACTGTTGGCTACATCCCGACATTAAATACATTGCCTTTAAGACATCCCGTTCCGATGAAGTTTACATCAGTACCCGTCGTGCTGCTCGCAATATGTCCTATCAAGGCCTAACCCCCGTCGAGGGAAAGGTTGAAGTTCTTGTCGAACTAACTGGTCAACAATTATTAGGTCTCAAACTATCGGCTCCACTCACACCGCACAAAGTAATCTACACACTGCCAATGTTATCAATTCGTGAAGACAAAGGCACAGGAGTTGTAACGTCAGTTCCATCCGATTCACCTGATGATTATGCGGCTCTGGTAGATTTACAAAAGAAAGAAGCATTCCGACAAAAATACGGCATCGAAGATGAAATGGTCCTCCCATACGTTCCTATTCCAATCATTGAAGTTCCTTCTTTGGGCAAACTAAGTGCAGTACATTTGTATGATACTTTGAAGATTCAAAGTCAAAATGATAAAGATAAATTAGCTGAAGCCAAGGAAATAGTCTATTTGAAGGCGTTTTACGATGGTGTGTTATTGGTTGGTCCATACGCTGGTCGTAAAGTTCAAGATGTCAAAAAAGATCTTCAAAAGTTGTTGGTTGATGCTAAGGATGCTGAAATCTACTATGAACCAGAGAAGACAATCATATCTCGCTCAGCCGATGAATGTGTTGTTGCTCTTTGCAATCAATGGTATCTTAATTATGGAGAACCCGAATGGCAATCGATGGCTTTTAAGAATCTTAAAAACATGGAAACCTTCCATGACGAAGCGAGAAATAATTTCGAAGCTTGTTTGAATTGGCTGCACGAATATGCTTGCTCTCGGACTTATGGTCTTGGAACTAAGCTTCCCTGGGATGAACAATGGCTTATAGAATCACTATCTGACTCAACAATTTATATGGCCTATTATACTGTGTGTCATTTACTACATGGTGGATCGTTTAAGGGTGAAACTCCAAGTCCAATAGGAATCAAATCCGAGGATATGACTGCTGATGTTTGGGATTACATCTTCTTCAATGAAACTCCATATCCTAAGACCAGCAAGGTCAAGAAGGACAAACTTGATCTTTTGCGTCGTGAATTCAATTATTGGTATCCTCTGGATCTTCGTGTTTCTGGAAAGGATCTCATCCAAAATCACTTGACATTCATGTTGTACAATCATTGTGCTATTTGGCCCAAGGATGAGGAGAAATGGCCTCGAGGAGTTCGTGTAAACGGTCATCTTTTATTGAATTCATCGAAAATGTCTAAATCCGATGGTAATTTCTTGACTCTCTACGAAGCTATTGAAAAATTCTCTGCCGATGGTATGCGTCTTTGTTTGGCCGATGCTGGTGACAGTGTTGAAGATGCCAATTTTGTTGAAAGCACTGCTGATGCAGGTATTCTGCGTTTGTACACTTTCATTGAGTGGGTGAAAGAGATGCTGGCATCAAGACCAATGCTCCGTAAAGGAACTCCATCCACTTTCAATGATAAGGTTTTCATTAGTGAAATGAGTCTGAAGACAAAACAGACTGATGAATACTATCGGAAGATGTTGTTTAAGGAAGCTCTGCGATCTGGATTCTATGAGTTCCAATTGGCTCGTGATAAGTATCGTGAGCTGTGTGGCAATGTTGGTATGCATGAAGATCTCGTTTTTGAGTTCATTCGTCGACAGGCTTTACTCATGGCTCCAATTTGTCCTCATGTCATGGAACATGTGTGGACTTTATTGGGaaacaaaacaagtattttacATGCCCATTGGCCCAGTGTTGGAGAAAtcaatgaaattgaaattcaatGCTCGGAGTATCTGATGGAAGCTGCTCATTCATTCCGTTTGAGCTTAAAAAATCTTCTGCAAGTGAAGGGTAAAGGTGGCAAGGAAAAAGCTGTTGATCCTGCGAGTTTGAAGCCTGATCGGGGTACTATTTGGGTTGCAAAAACTTATCCTCCATGGCAATGTTGTGTTTTGAATACATTGAAAGAGctttacatcattaaaaatgttCTTCCTGATAATAAAGTGATTTCTGCCACTCTGCAGGGCAAGGAGGAATTGAAGAAATTCATGAAACGAGTTATGCCTTTTGCACAGATGATTCGAGAGAAAGTTGAATCAGGCAAAGGAATCTCGGCAATGGCAACGGTTTTGGAGTTTGATGAATGCCAGGTGTTGATGAATAATTTGGAGTACTTAAGGAATACTCTTGAT CTGGAATCACTTGAAGTTAAATACACAGATGATCCATCTGCACCGGAAAAGACCCGGGAAGAAGTCCGTCCAGGATCACCATTTATTGCATTTACAATTGCTCCAAATGTTCCAGTTGTTTTGACAAATCCCATTGAACGATCTGGACTGTTTACAGTAAACACTGTTGTTTCTGAAGGAGATAGTGTTAAATCGTTCCATGAGAAATTGGCCAAAATTATTGGACTTAAAG AACTTAATGCATTGAAAATCTGGCGTTATGAAGATCCAGTATTGGGACCTAGACAAATTCCAACATTTGAAGATTATAAAACAGGCAAAAAACAACTTACGgaaggtgtttttgttttggatgttgagaagaaaattcttaatttgAAAGTCAATGGAAAACTGCAGAGCATTGGAACACAGTTTATTTATGTTGTGGAGTAA
- the LOC129906721 gene encoding uncharacterized protein LOC129906721 — translation MDMDYIYCKGVVKSKRIRESNWDRNEKKSLLKLVQKYRPIIDNKGNDNVWIRRKNAAWETIAKGMAAEGLRRGAKSARSQWARMKGEARKKQTKIKKETINLEEEEDDSPVIIPTENTDSYDCLVKTEECLQDEEMRINDSDVIITPDIDQICYEKKLMCCDTILTSIPSPNESSGIASEGIGSPTEQQSFPPPRHQAEKKFASKIPINRGVFHARLRQIEEETAQKAEMHAQEILHRQEIHCLRVKQMEDQIEQQRRLFEAQLEKLQSSN, via the exons atggataTGGATTATATTTATTGCAAAGGAGTG GTCAAATCAAAACGCATCCGAGAAAGCAATTGGGATCGCAATGAAAAAAAGTCCCTCTTAAAATTAGTCCAAAAATACAGACCCATTATCGACAACAAAGGCAATGACAATGTCTGGATTCGTCGAAAAAATGCTGCCTGGGAGACAATAGCAAAAGGAATGGCCGCCGAAGGCCTCCGGCGAGGAGCCAAAAGCGCTCGATCACAATGGGCTCGAATGAAAGGTGAAGcaaggaaaaaacaaacaaaaattaaaaaagaaacaataaatttggaggaagaagaagatgacAGTCCGGTAATTATACCAACAGAAAACACAGATTCTTATGATTGCCTTGTCAAGACTGAAGAATGTCTCCAAGACGAAGAAATGAGAATAAATGACAGCGATGTAATAATCACCCCAGACATTGACCAAATCTGTTACGAAAAGAAATTGATGTGTTGCGATACGATTTTGACTTCCATTCCCAGTCCAAATGAAAGTTCTGGTATCGCTTCGGAAGGCATTGGTTCTCCAACAGAACAACAATCCTTTCCACCTCCTCGTCACCAAGCCGAAAAGAAGTTTGCGTCTAAAATTCCAATCAACCGAGGAGTGTTTCATGCTCGACTGCGACAAATCGAAGAGGAAACCGCTCAGAAAGCTGAAATGCATGCGCAGGAGATCCTCCATCGGCAAGAAATCCACTGTTTGCGGGTCAAACAGATGGAGGATCAAATTGAGCAGCAAAGGCGGCTTTTTGAGGCGCAATTAGAGAAACTCCAAAGTTCAAATTAG
- the LOC129906718 gene encoding leucine--tRNA ligase, cytoplasmic isoform X1 encodes MANIERKGTFKVEYLQKIELEVQEKWEAAKIYEVDAPKEARKSLDEKFYVTFPFPYMNGRLHLGHTFSLSKAEFAIRYNRLKGKKVLWPFGFHCTGMPIKACADKLKRELQDFGYPPKFPSNEEPKPVEKVEVSAPKDKSKGKKSKAVAKTGAAKYQWQIMQSLGLQDEEIKKFADENYWLDYFPPLAVKDLQRLGIHVDWRRKFITTDANPFFDSFVRWQFNHLKNRGKILYGKRYTIFSPKDGQPCMDHDRSTGEGVGPQEYTLIKMKVLDSPEVLKSIKSPVYFVCATLRPETMYGQTNCWLHPDIKYIAFKTSRSDEVYISTRRAARNMSYQGLTPVEGKVEVLVELTGQQLLGLKLSAPLTPHKVIYTLPMLSIREDKGTGVVTSVPSDSPDDYAALVDLQKKEAFRQKYGIEDEMVLPYVPIPIIEVPSLGKLSAVHLYDTLKIQSQNDKDKLAEAKEIVYLKAFYDGVLLVGPYAGRKVQDVKKDLQKLLVDAKDAEIYYEPEKTIISRSADECVVALCNQWYLNYGEPEWQSMAFKNLKNMETFHDEARNNFEACLNWLHEYACSRTYGLGTKLPWDEQWLIESLSDSTIYMAYYTVCHLLHGGSFKGETPSPIGIKSEDMTADVWDYIFFNETPYPKTSKVKKDKLDLLRREFNYWYPLDLRVSGKDLIQNHLTFMLYNHCAIWPKDEEKWPRGVRVNGHLLLNSSKMSKSDGNFLTLYEAIEKFSADGMRLCLADAGDSVEDANFVESTADAGILRLYTFIEWVKEMLASRPMLRKGTPSTFNDKVFISEMSLKTKQTDEYYRKMLFKEALRSGFYEFQLARDKYRELCGNVGMHEDLVFEFIRRQALLMAPICPHVMEHVWTLLGNKTSILHAHWPSVGEINEIEIQCSEYLMEAAHSFRLSLKNLLQVKGKGGKEKAVDPASLKPDRGTIWVAKTYPPWQCCVLNTLKELYIIKNVLPDNKVISATLQGKEELKKFMKRVMPFAQMIREKVESGKGISAMATVLEFDECQVLMNNLEYLRNTLDLESLEVKYTDDPSAPEKTREEVRPGSPFIAFTIAPNVPVVLTNPIERSGLFTVNTVVSEGDSVKSFHEKLAKIIGLKAELNALKIWRYEDPVLGPRQIPTFEDYKTGKKQLTEGVFVLDVEKKILNLKVNGKLQSIGTQFIYVVE; translated from the exons atg gcCAACATCGAACGTAAAGGTACCTTCAAGGTTGAATACctccaaaaaattgaattggaaGTTCAAGAAAAATGGGAAGCTGCCAAAATCTACGAAGTCGATGCTCCCAAAGAAGCGCGCAAAAGTCTAGATGAAAAGTTCTATGTTACCTTTCCATTTCCTTACATGAATGGACGTTTGCATCTTGGACATACCTTTTCTCTGTCTAAAGCTGAA TTTGCCATTCGTTATAATCGTTTAAAAGGCAAAAAGGTACTTTGGCCATTTGGATTCCATTGCACTGGAATGCCAATAAAAGCTTGTGCTGATAAACTTAAACGAGAACTACAAGACTTTGGTTATCCACCTAAATTTCCATCCAACGAGGAACCAAAACCCGTTGAAAAGGTGGAAGTATCAGCTCCCAAAGACAAGTCTAAAGGAAAAAAGAGTAAAGCTGTAGCTAAAACAGGAGCCGCCAAATATCAATGGCAAATTATGCAAAGTCTTGGTTTACAagatgaagaaataaaaaagtttgctGATGAAAATTATTGGTTAGATTATTTCCCACCTTTGGCTGTTAAAGATTTGCAAAGACTTGGTATTCAT GTTGATTGGCGTCGAAAGTTTATCACAACAGATGCTAATCCTTTCTTTGATTCATTTGTTCGTTGGCAATTTAATCATTTGAAAAATCGTGGAAAGATTTTGTATGGCAAGAGGTATACTATCTTCTCGCCTAAAGATGGACAACCTTGTATGGATCACGATCGATCAACTGGGGAAGGTGTTGGTCCTCAGGAATATACTTTGATTAAGATGAAAGTTTTGGATAGTCCTGAAGTTTTAAA ATCGATTAAATCGCCAGTATATTTCGTTTGTGCTACGCTACGCCCAGAAACAATGTATGGCCAAACCAACTGTTGGCTACATCCCGACATTAAATACATTGCCTTTAAGACATCCCGTTCCGATGAAGTTTACATCAGTACCCGTCGTGCTGCTCGCAATATGTCCTATCAAGGCCTAACCCCCGTCGAGGGAAAGGTTGAAGTTCTTGTCGAACTAACTGGTCAACAATTATTAGGTCTCAAACTATCGGCTCCACTCACACCGCACAAAGTAATCTACACACTGCCAATGTTATCAATTCGTGAAGACAAAGGCACAGGAGTTGTAACGTCAGTTCCATCCGATTCACCTGATGATTATGCGGCTCTGGTAGATTTACAAAAGAAAGAAGCATTCCGACAAAAATACGGCATCGAAGATGAAATGGTCCTCCCATACGTTCCTATTCCAATCATTGAAGTTCCTTCTTTGGGCAAACTAAGTGCAGTACATTTGTATGATACTTTGAAGATTCAAAGTCAAAATGATAAAGATAAATTAGCTGAAGCCAAGGAAATAGTCTATTTGAAGGCGTTTTACGATGGTGTGTTATTGGTTGGTCCATACGCTGGTCGTAAAGTTCAAGATGTCAAAAAAGATCTTCAAAAGTTGTTGGTTGATGCTAAGGATGCTGAAATCTACTATGAACCAGAGAAGACAATCATATCTCGCTCAGCCGATGAATGTGTTGTTGCTCTTTGCAATCAATGGTATCTTAATTATGGAGAACCCGAATGGCAATCGATGGCTTTTAAGAATCTTAAAAACATGGAAACCTTCCATGACGAAGCGAGAAATAATTTCGAAGCTTGTTTGAATTGGCTGCACGAATATGCTTGCTCTCGGACTTATGGTCTTGGAACTAAGCTTCCCTGGGATGAACAATGGCTTATAGAATCACTATCTGACTCAACAATTTATATGGCCTATTATACTGTGTGTCATTTACTACATGGTGGATCGTTTAAGGGTGAAACTCCAAGTCCAATAGGAATCAAATCCGAGGATATGACTGCTGATGTTTGGGATTACATCTTCTTCAATGAAACTCCATATCCTAAGACCAGCAAGGTCAAGAAGGACAAACTTGATCTTTTGCGTCGTGAATTCAATTATTGGTATCCTCTGGATCTTCGTGTTTCTGGAAAGGATCTCATCCAAAATCACTTGACATTCATGTTGTACAATCATTGTGCTATTTGGCCCAAGGATGAGGAGAAATGGCCTCGAGGAGTTCGTGTAAACGGTCATCTTTTATTGAATTCATCGAAAATGTCTAAATCCGATGGTAATTTCTTGACTCTCTACGAAGCTATTGAAAAATTCTCTGCCGATGGTATGCGTCTTTGTTTGGCCGATGCTGGTGACAGTGTTGAAGATGCCAATTTTGTTGAAAGCACTGCTGATGCAGGTATTCTGCGTTTGTACACTTTCATTGAGTGGGTGAAAGAGATGCTGGCATCAAGACCAATGCTCCGTAAAGGAACTCCATCCACTTTCAATGATAAGGTTTTCATTAGTGAAATGAGTCTGAAGACAAAACAGACTGATGAATACTATCGGAAGATGTTGTTTAAGGAAGCTCTGCGATCTGGATTCTATGAGTTCCAATTGGCTCGTGATAAGTATCGTGAGCTGTGTGGCAATGTTGGTATGCATGAAGATCTCGTTTTTGAGTTCATTCGTCGACAGGCTTTACTCATGGCTCCAATTTGTCCTCATGTCATGGAACATGTGTGGACTTTATTGGGaaacaaaacaagtattttacATGCCCATTGGCCCAGTGTTGGAGAAAtcaatgaaattgaaattcaatGCTCGGAGTATCTGATGGAAGCTGCTCATTCATTCCGTTTGAGCTTAAAAAATCTTCTGCAAGTGAAGGGTAAAGGTGGCAAGGAAAAAGCTGTTGATCCTGCGAGTTTGAAGCCTGATCGGGGTACTATTTGGGTTGCAAAAACTTATCCTCCATGGCAATGTTGTGTTTTGAATACATTGAAAGAGctttacatcattaaaaatgttCTTCCTGATAATAAAGTGATTTCTGCCACTCTGCAGGGCAAGGAGGAATTGAAGAAATTCATGAAACGAGTTATGCCTTTTGCACAGATGATTCGAGAGAAAGTTGAATCAGGCAAAGGAATCTCGGCAATGGCAACGGTTTTGGAGTTTGATGAATGCCAGGTGTTGATGAATAATTTGGAGTACTTAAGGAATACTCTTGAT CTGGAATCACTTGAAGTTAAATACACAGATGATCCATCTGCACCGGAAAAGACCCGGGAAGAAGTCCGTCCAGGATCACCATTTATTGCATTTACAATTGCTCCAAATGTTCCAGTTGTTTTGACAAATCCCATTGAACGATCTGGACTGTTTACAGTAAACACTGTTGTTTCTGAAGGAGATAGTGTTAAATCGTTCCATGAGAAATTGGCCAAAATTATTGGACTTAAAG CAGAACTTAATGCATTGAAAATCTGGCGTTATGAAGATCCAGTATTGGGACCTAGACAAATTCCAACATTTGAAGATTATAAAACAGGCAAAAAACAACTTACGgaaggtgtttttgttttggatgttgagaagaaaattcttaatttgAAAGTCAATGGAAAACTGCAGAGCATTGGAACACAGTTTATTTATGTTGTGGAGTAA
- the LOC129906725 gene encoding thioredoxin-like protein 4A — MSYMLPHLHNGWQVDQAILSEEDRVVVIRFGHDWDPACMKMDEVMYSIAEKVKNFAVIYLVDITEVPDFNKMYELYDPCTVMFFFRNKHIMIDLGTGNNNKINWPLEDKQEMIDIVETVYRGARKGRGLVVSPKDYSTKYRY; from the exons ATGTCGTATATGTTACCACATTTACACAACGGATGGCAAGTCGATCAAGCTATTTTATCCGAAGAAGATCGAGTTGTG GTTATCCGCTTCGGTCACGATTGGGACCCTGCTTGCATGAAAATGGACGAAGTTATGTACAGTATTGCcgagaaagtgaaaaactttgCTGTCATCTATCTCGTCGACATTACCGAAGTTCCTGATTTCAATAAAATGTACGAATTATACGATCCTTGCACGGTGATGTTCTTCTTCCGCAACAAACACATTATGATTGATTTGGGAACaggaaacaataacaaaatcaaTTGGCCACTCGAAGATAAGCAGGAGATGATTGACATTGTAGAAACAGTCTATCGTGGAGCGAGAAAAGGTCGCGGTTTGGTTGTTTCACCTAAAGACTACTCAACAAAATACAGATactaa